The Juglans regia cultivar Chandler chromosome 6, Walnut 2.0, whole genome shotgun sequence genome contains the following window.
AGGAAAGGAACAGAGCAGAATACACAGCATCATATCCAATTAttgaacataaatatatatatatatatatatatatatatatacatatatatataatacgttaaaagCAAAAGTGCTTGACCTACTTctagtattttatatatatcaaagtgaTGGTTTTGGATTGGTCCACTGCTTTCTTTTTTGGGTGGAGACCCCCCTCTTTTATTAACTTGTACGTAAAGAACAGCCAAAATCACGTGGAAGGGTTTttgtaagaattttttttttttcttttactccgGGTGGGGTAGAATCCAAGACCAAGACcttaatttttaaagatttagaTATTATGTCATCAGGTCATATGCATTTGGAGTTTTTGTAAGATTGACTGAAATGAAATGCACTATGATTTTGTATTCATGTCTTTGATTTGGGTCACTAACATATCATGTCATTGATCAATGCCATGAATTCATTTGGTAATGTCATCTTTTTCACCAGTTCCATTAGGTTCATGATGAAATATTGCTTACtgtaagaaaattaattatttgtaacgAGAATGATTATTTGAGATAAGAATAAATTGAGTTTagtataaaatagtaattttcacAGCAAATAACTGACCAATTATCTTCTTGAATTGTTAtcgatattttcttaaaatgtgaATGGTCGGAAAACCGAAATTGGAAAAAGAGTTTCTCTGCATTATCAAAGATGTGATAGTCTAGTAAATGTTATGGATCCAAataccagaaaaagaaaagaaccctCAATCCTTCCAACACTAAGTACTTCTACATTTCCAATTCAAGTtttgatcttttcattttttgaggAGACCccaaaactttataatttacCTTTTATCTGCTAAGATCCTCCCAAATCGACCTAATGACTATTTATGTGAATATAAATTACTGTCAATTCGATAAAGAGACAAGTACCATTATTGCAGCTCCCAATTGATTGTAGATTAAAGTAAAGACCCATAATGCATTTCCAATTGATCATCGAATGTTTATAGAAAAATACAACTCTTACCGCTATAttctgtgattttttattttattttttacttttacatatGTTGGCAATTACTTTATCAAAAGCTGATAAGGATTTATACTAAGGGCTTGACCGACACATCTATTATACTCTACTCTATAAGTAGCTAGGGAGTAGAACTTCTGCTGCATGCACAAaactcttcctctcttctttcAATGCTCACACATGATGACCAACATGCTGCTTTCACTTGTTTCAGCTCTGTTCATCCTTTGCTCCTTTTTCTCGCACGGACATGCCCAACCTGGTAAATGTCCCCCAGCACGAAGATGTCCTCTAATATCTCCCCCACCTCCTCCGAATCCTTTTCCTCGTATCCGTCCTCGACCTCCTTTGTACCCTCCATCCCTCAATCTTATGCCGCGTCGCCCGCCAAACAATCCCGGGCCATTGTCCAACAGAGCTAGGATTCTGTTCATCACTCAGGAGCTCAAAAGAAACATCACTTACGACCCTCAAAACTACACCCGCACTTGGGTTGGCAACAATTACTGCCTCTTTAAGGGCTTCTATTGCGATACCGTGCCGGACTTGAACATCACCGGACTTGCTGGCATTGTCTTCAATGGAGCAAGATTTGGGGGTCGCTTCTTGAACTTCTATCGCTTTATCCGCAATTTGCCCGACATTGCTATCTTCCATGCTAACTCCAATAACTTTACCGGCGTAATCAACCGGAACATCAACCAGTTGCGCTACTTGTACGAGCTCGACTTGAGTAACAACAAGTTCCCCGGAGGATTCCCGTCAAGTGTCATCGGCGCCACGAATCTAACCTTCGTGGACCTTAGGTTCAACACCTATGCCGGGGCAGTCCCGGCTCCATTATTCAACATCGACACGGACGTTTTGTTCATCAACAACAACGGGTTCAATCAAACAATTCCAACCACATTGGGGAACACGCCGGCACTGTTTCTCACCCTTGCCAACAACAAGTTCACCGGAACAATCCCTCGCAGTATTGGCCGGGCTTGGAACACCCTACTCGAGGCTCTGTTCTTGAACAATAGATTGACCGGTTGTCTCCCTTTTGAAATCGGGTATTTGACCAAGGCCACCGTGTTGGACGTGGGGGGAAATATCTTGACAGGGCCAATACCGCAGTCATTCGGGTGCCTGGCAAAACTGGAGTTACTCAACCTGGCGCATAACGAGTTCTACGGGACGATTCCCGAGTCCTTGTGCAGACTTCCGAATGCGTACAACTTTTCGCTATCGTACAATTACTTCAGCCAAGTCGGGCCAGCCTGCAGGAGGTTGATAAGGGCAAGGAGGCTTGACGTGAGGAGGAACTGCATTATAGGGCTACCGCAGCAGAAGTCTGCTGCAGAGTGTTCACGTTTCTTCTCGAGGCCTAGAAGCTGCCCACGAGAGAGTACTTTCAACGTCGTTCCATGCAGACTACGTACTGCTTCTTCGGCTTtcgaggaagaggaggaagatgaagatggtCTGATTATCCCTACAATCGATGAAATGACCCCTCCTTCCCCGAAAACCTACTCTGCACTCGTGAATCCTCACCATTGATAATCTGATCGTGGTATATATGTATGCGCGTACGTAGTGAGTCAGTTTGTGAACTAAGGAATAAAGTTATGATCATGAAAGGGATGATCAGGTGCTCTTTTAGCTAATTTATGTCATGTTTTCTAGCTACGTCAATGTCGTAAGTGAGCTCATCTTCGATGTAATTTTTCTGTGAATGTTGCAGGGAAAAGCTCGTGCCCTCTGCTCctattcctttttttctttttctttttttaatctttcaaaATTGGAATATTGTGGTAGTCTCGTTTGTAATTCAGTTCAACAACTTCACGTTGGCTTTGTGTATAACTTTTTGTTTGGGTAGGTTTGATACAAAAATGACTTTTCTCCGTTcatatcatttaatcattataatttttttaaatttttatataaaatataataaataatttaatttttttaaattttaaaataataataatattaaaatataatattttaataatattctattcaGTATTCAACTTTCCTTTCAACCCATcttatctcaatttactatttAAACCTTCCCTTAAACTATATTTAGAACACGAACTCATCTTAATCTATCTTAAACAAATAGTTGATAAGACTCGGTACTTTTTAActtgttaaactcatcttaaattatttcaaacatttaaatatatatttcaatttatttatattttaatatattttaataaaatttataaaatattatcattcatatcaactcaaataaTTTGAGAACTCAATATCATCCAAGCGCAACTTTAAATGATTGTTTATTTGTGTGAGGTGGGACAAATTTTGGACACACGTAAAACAATTTCAATCCCTGGCCCAGTTTCTCAGACCAACAAATGCCCATCAATGCGAAGGTTCGGACTACGTACCCGCAGCGCCCTAACGAAAAGACCCAACCTTATATAGCACTAACattgaatttattaatttcatctttaaattttaatagaaagtACTAAAATCTCTCTATTAATAACCTCGTTGAATTAgttattaaatttatcaaaataataatataatattatttttttaataatattatttttaattttttctttcatattttggaatctatttttattgttcattatttaagattttcctttttattgaaaatatgtCTAGGTAGCTATCATGCCTCCACAATACCAACGATACAGTAAGACAACAACATACATTGAGTGAATCCCCTTATGAAAAAAACCAAACCTGATGAAATTATTTGTCGTAGCGAAAAATATCCTATTTTCTGCTTTATTACAGTAAGACAACAACATATATTTGAGTAGATGATGTGATAAATATATTCAATACACCATGGCTAGTTGAGTAGACAATTATGCTTGGGTGAACCTAAATCGTGAAGAGAAAGGGGGCACTACGATTTgcgaaaatgagagaaagagagatgacaaTTTGCAAaaacgagagaaagagagaaatggcGATTTGCGAaaacgagagaaagagaaaaaggggCACTGCGATTCGTGAGaaggaaaatggagagaaaagaCGCGTGgaggaaaaatgagagagacaaaaaaaaagggCCGTTGTGggattaaaacacaataaaaaaaatacatttcgttgatgaatagtaatacttcaaatttgaatgatactatagatttactgtagctcacaATTTCCCATCTAtccctttgatgaatccaatgcagctagattttgatcaaaatcatcaaattttatatttggctagacttttgatgaagccaatactaatgctcttagagcattctcaaaagctaatccattgaggatTTAGCTATTAGAACATAAAATGACATCACAatagattaattaaattataaaaaattaaaatttagttacagtcactttcaaaataattttcaattttaaaagtaaCTATTCATacattaaatacattttatatcaattatttatctctcccttttatatcaattatttctcttttccttttaaatgacaattgaaaaaatataattagaatataattactaattaatatataatattatgaataataaaatatgctaaaataaaataaaatcataattaaaaagattaaaaaaataaaaattattaattactcattactatataatgaataaatagataatctaatgtggagatttgatgtgaataattaaaatcaaatttatcttatattattttattattatataataaaaaaataattattttaaatctaacgtagagatttgatgtgaataactaaaatcaaatttatcttatattattttattattatataataaaaaaataattattttaatacagagatttatataaataaaataattaaaaattaaattcatcttatattcattaaaaatatattttaactttaactaatccattGAAATTACTATTAACCATCTTTCCTCCACTTCCATCCCTCTACTTCCATCCCTCtaacatgaatttgaacatTGGCATCTTGTTTTTTTGGGGCATACGATCTTGCAGTGACTGCTGCTATTCAAGATCGtagataatatttaa
Protein-coding sequences here:
- the LOC118348786 gene encoding uncharacterized protein At4g06744-like, with product MHKTLPLFFQCSHMMTNMLLSLVSALFILCSFFSHGHAQPGKCPPARRCPLISPPPPPNPFPRIRPRPPLYPPSLNLMPRRPPNNPGPLSNRARILFITQELKRNITYDPQNYTRTWVGNNYCLFKGFYCDTVPDLNITGLAGIVFNGARFGGRFLNFYRFIRNLPDIAIFHANSNNFTGVINRNINQLRYLYELDLSNNKFPGGFPSSVIGATNLTFVDLRFNTYAGAVPAPLFNIDTDVLFINNNGFNQTIPTTLGNTPALFLTLANNKFTGTIPRSIGRAWNTLLEALFLNNRLTGCLPFEIGYLTKATVLDVGGNILTGPIPQSFGCLAKLELLNLAHNEFYGTIPESLCRLPNAYNFSLSYNYFSQVGPACRRLIRARRLDVRRNCIIGLPQQKSAAECSRFFSRPRSCPRESTFNVVPCRLRTASSAFEEEEEDEDGLIIPTIDEMTPPSPKTYSALVNPHH